The Juglans regia cultivar Chandler chromosome 1, Walnut 2.0, whole genome shotgun sequence nucleotide sequence CACATAACTCACTTCACTatttaactcattattattcataaagagtTGAACTGCCGCTTCCATTTGAagtgtatgtgtatgtatatatatatatatatacacgtacgtAAATTATTGAAGTATATGATCCGAATATAGATGAGACATACTTGGGAGATTGTGAGTATGAGAAAATTATGCATACAAAATTCGTTAGAAAGGTCACATACAAGATCGTTTATGCCTCACTGGAGTCTGGACTCTGGAGCATGATGATAAACCATGAACAAATGAAACAATTACTGGGTCCATGCAACAGACCTCAAAAGTCAGGAAAAGATAGGCCCCAGTAGAAAGTTGAAAGGGGTTGTTATTAGCATATTTTAACAAGCTGAAATGATAGGAGAGCACTAATTGAAATGATTATTCCTCGTGTTCTTATCCACTCATTGACAAGGTTGCAAAATGAATAATGATGTTAATTTGGCTTTAGTTCAATAGCCAGGTGGTAACAGATACATATACTCTTAATGCTTAAATCAAAAGGCcacatgaagagagagagagagagagagagtgcattAAATGCATGCAATTATATGTTAAGCTGTGGATTAGGACCTAAGAGGGAGTCAAACCACTGGGATAGCCAGCCAAATGAGTAGGAAATAATGTTCTTTCTCAATAGTCGTTTGAGCTTTGAATGGAGGGACGAGCCATCACCTTCACTTTTACTTAAACAATTTAAGTGCATGAGATCCACATGACACTTGCTTTGGCACTACACTAAAAATTAAGACTTTCGGACCTGCTCAGAAATTATAGGCCCCATCTTGTCCCCCGTATCTCTGAACTCACTCTGAAAGTCTTCCCTccacaaaataatatatctgcTATACGCAGAATACCGATATCTATCACCATACCCTCAGATTTGTTATCATCGTTTTCGGTTTTTTGGGGCTCTTTTTAGTGCACTAATTGAGAGTATCATATGCCCTGATTGTTTAATTGGTGATGTTAAAAGAGCTGGAAACATCTCGATGATATTTGTTCTATCTTCATTATGTTAGTGAGATCATGACAGAGGAGCTTTCTGCGGGGATAAGGATAATGGGAATCTTTTGTGCGCTCATAATTGAAGAACTTCTGGCCTTCTTTCAAAGTTTGAATTCGTACTCTGTCTAAAAGGTGATatctaaatacatttttatgGAAGGAGCATTAAAATCCAAAAGGTTTGAATCAAATCCATTCATTGTgttctattcatcattccatcTGCTTATTGGAATGAAAAATACCACTATCAGAGTATTCCAGCATGCGGTTTCAAGTTTGCCACtcttatgtatataaatatagaataatgTAGCATAATTGTACCAAACATATTGAGCAAAACAGACCAAAGTGCTGTCTTTTTGAAACTGGAAAGGTCAATCCCTCACATTTCACTGAATCgtgtaataatattgtaatagtaaTAGAGATAATCATGGAAATACATGAATATTTTCTTCAACTGTGATTGGTTATTAGGTACCATATAAAAcataacaaagaaaattaatttcagcAAGAATGTAAGATACAAGAACTTAAGAAGGGATGCTGTCAGGTAACTATTTTACCTAAATGGGCATTCCCAGCCTATTTGGAGATGAATTGATAAGACTTTCAAACAAGATGGAGgaaaagctaattaattaattattccagtaaagaaaggaaaagggaGAAAACCATTATTGGTAGTATAAGTTGAAACATAATGTGACAAAGGCGGGTCATTGACAGGAAAGCAACAACAATTGATCATATGTTCACACGTTGAAAGACAGTCATTGTACCAAGTTCTAACATGGCTTAGATAGAGGCTGTTTTAGGGAACATGGTGATCCATCTTCCTACTTTGCAGTGGATGATGTTTTAACATCACGAAAACGACCCAAACACTCATCACCTCACTTTTTAGCTGCATAATAATTTGACCCAGGGCCCCTTGCTCTCACCTtggcttctttttctttttctttttctttttctccccctttTTAGTTTCCATCAAGAAAATCTGCCTCCCAAAGAAAATGGATCTTCTCTAGAATATTTTTTTGCCCTGTATCAACAAAGTGATGCAAGTTTGGTTGTCTACAGGGGATTTTTGGTGAATAATTCAAGatatttgttactttttttttttcctattgaaATCAAGGTTAGAACCTTCTTTCTCTGCATTCATATCAATTATCAGCTAAAGGAACTAATGAAGTTTTGCAAGCAgcttgttttatatatataaaaaaaaaaaaaaatgccaccTTTGTGTCATTTAAAAGCGCACTCCTTCCACTCCTCCACCCATATTATGTGTTTCATTAGCTTTGGGTTCAAGCAATGCTTTTTCCGGCTTGTCATAGCTAACTTGTCAGCAAACTTACCTTAAAGTTGAATATGATTTTAGATTTGAATTAGAAGTTGGTAAATCATGATGCATTACCCAATTCtatttcacacaaaatacatGATAGTATTTCAGCtggcatttttttaataagaggataatactccaattttattatttcagtTGGCAATTTAAATCGAATTTTTCTTACCATTTCTTCTAACAAGAGATATCTAGATTGTTTTCCTGAATTAATTcctgaatattttttatgaatcctCTTTTTTCCAGGGTGTACAGGAAATCGTGCAACTTTGGAGTGATCCCAAAATCATAGCTCTAATGATATGAGGGAAACATAAGCCcaggaaaatattcaaattttggtAACTTTTTGGTCCCCTATGAGTTCAACCTGTTGTGACAAGAAGAAGATGCGCAGTAAGCGGAGGAGAAACAGGCAACAGATAGTATCATCGCAAGGTGATGCCACTTTCGTCATGCTCTCTGTCCTCTTAACCATATATCCCTCGTGGTTTATTAAGCAGATGTTGCATAGAAAGAAAGCTCCAAAAAGAAGTTTCATATCCAATAttcttaagaaaaatgaatatacaGACATCATAAACGCGATGAAGAATCGGGGAAGCTGCccatttcataataatatatggATTGTTTTGTCACGTTCATTGCGTTTTGCTCTATCGATAGGTCTTAGTCGGTCTATTTGGCCGACAGATCGGCAATGCTGTCTTGGCCTGGAAAAAGCTGCTATGTACATATCTTGTTTCATTGAAACGATGAATACAAAGAGATAAGAGATAAcatctatctatatattattaagCAAATGAAAGAATCTTTTCCAAGGGAATAATACAAGAAATATAAATCACGCCAAAGAGACATTGatgtatcaatttttttaaggtaCGATTCAATGCTAAACACCAAAATAAAGTTGGGAAGTAAGGCTGAAAATTGCATCCTCTGCTGTAGGAAAGTAACAAAAATAACGTGCTATCCTTGGAAAAGTGCACGGAGTAAGAACTAAGAGGTGGATCTTGGTAAACCACCTCTTCTCATGGGATTCTTTTGAAGTTGGGATAGACTCGTGTGTGTATATCGAGAAATTATAATTGTAGTCGTGATTGTGCAAGCGGcacacaattattttgaaaaaaatgaataaatataagacccacataaaaaaaaattaattttttaatagtaaactccacactttttcaaaacgattgcatgaCGCTTACCTATTctacgattgtatgtaacattattcatatatatatatatatatctctccttctctctcaattttttccCTTCTAAGTTCCTCCTTTACATATAATCATAATTCCCTAAAAAATGTCATTAACTCAATTTTAAAGTTCACCAACATGAATCTTGTAAGTTTAAAATCACAATGAGCGCGTTTGTGGATTCACTCAATCAATCGATCTTAGTAAGGACACATTCAAGTTCTTTATGACATTCGACATTATTGCACTCTATAAACCCGTTTTGCGAGACGTGATGATGATTGTCCAAGTCTATGATTTGCGCTAAAGTGGTCAGCCCTGTGACAAGTTCAGTTAAACCATTTTGAAAGTGGATGAccagaaataaaaaatcaaaagatcaaaatatgaaataagtcattaaattgtttttcaattgGGGACCTAAGGCTCCCATCAGAAAAAATATAGGGCACATCTATCTTGATTTGCTCTTCCATGTAAATTATTTCTTGAGACATACCTTTTCATGTCAATCAATTCTTCAGGGGGTCAATGGGTgtagataaaatgaatttacaAGTAGAAGAATCAATACGTGAGGACTGATGAGCTTGACAAATCAACTACCAACCAACATTCCGAAGATTGTTGAGACAGAAACCACATGGTTTGGCACCTGTTTAACGTATTAAACAGTTGCATTATTACATCCTTACTTCCAACAACCACCATGTCATAGTCTTAAAGTCATAGTTTCTTTAGGATGAAGAAGGGCCCATTCAATATGCAGACCACGCATGTACAGATACAGAATTAAAGctacttctctttttttctagtCCCCCAACATTGTCATTTCAAACCTGAATGTCATGCCAACCTGCATTTGTCGCTTCCATTCGCAATACATGAACCATTCTCTTCTTGAATTTGATTTCCTCTTGGACCCTCGAGTCTGAACTGCTAAATCACGCATATTACGCCAAATTACAGCTAAAATTAAATTTGCCCTATTTGAGGTTTGGTTCCCCCTGGAGATGTGCCCTATGAATTAGCAGCACGTAATCCACCCACATAAGGCGAGCTTAAGAAGAATGGTTGAAACGATAATATCAACCATGGATTTAAGCTTCTTATGGACACTTTGTTAGGAACCAAtaaaataaaccttaaaaatctCTATTAAATGCATGCACAACTGCTTTATAAAGCAAGAGGTTTTCTCATTTGTGATTCAACAAAATTATAACTGAAAAATGGCAGCCACAAACAACTAGAAGCCACCATTTGTAATCCAGTTTTTAAACAAAGGAACCACTAACTCCTGTTGCTGATGGTAATCAATGAGATCAAGGCTATGTTTGGTTTCGTGAAATAGAGTCTAGAATGGAATAGCTATTTCATGAAATAGGGTCCTGAGAAAACAAGGAGCATTTATTCCTTTACAATTGATAGGAAAAGTTACTCCATGAGCATTGGagtaacatatttttattagatctcctattttttcaaaactttattttttattttttgaaaaaatatgtgtCCTGGGTGGCTGCCACCCACAAACCCACGGATCAACCTGGAATGGCattctaacttattttcatCATGGAAACAGATGAggccaaaacatttttttttaggcATCGAGTGTCCGGGActagcgtcccgactaatcctgggGGTGCACTCCACAAAAAGTTTCCCGCAAATGCACCTTAAgtaatttaagagaaaaatctctcaatccaatggcccctagagattatttgcaccctaaaccttggaccttggagggagcatacaaCCAAGACCATGcatttaccacttgagccaaccccaaGGGGTTGATGGGGCCAAAACATATAAAGATTGGTATAGTCGCTCATCTACTCTTTTCCCTTAATATACCGACTGCATTGACTCCTTAAGCATAGGGGGATTTGGGTGCCGCCTCTTTTGTACTAGTTACAATTGCAAAGCTAGTTCCATTCAATCGGTATTTCAAGAGGCCTAATTGAAACTTCAGATACCAGCACATTACATTCCCAGGCCACTAAGGAAAACTAGTTCTATTAAATCTCCTCAATAATCTACTGATTTTCCCAGCACTTGAGTTCATAGTAAGCACAATATTGTATCCATGACACAAATACCACAAAGAGAGAAACCTTGGTAAATCAAACATcatgcattatattttttatttttatcggcAAAACACCATGAATATTAACCGCTAAAATGCTTATCATGTCCCAATAGTCAATAATTTCTgattagaagagaaaagaaaatatgcataccaaaatttattgatgaaatACCATGCTACATTATCCTCACAtgataaaatcacaaaatacagCCCAACAATGCCTAAGCAGCCACATTTTTCTGGGCTGAGAGGTATGGAAGAGATTCAAGACATATGCATGGTTGCGAATGTAACCTGGGCATTTGGAAAGGAAATTTCCGGCTTCGGTATGCCAGCCTTGAAGAAGGCTTCAAACATGGTGTTGCCGGATACCTCTTTGAAGTCATTTGCTTCAGAAAGACAATCGCATCATCACCAGTTCATGACTTTGATACAATCTTGATAAATGGATCCACATAAGGCGGAAACCCTTGATTTTTCATCAAACCCAAAAGATTTAAAGCATCTTTAAACCCACTCTGAACCAGCAACTTACTTATCAACCCTTTATATGTAGTATGCCAAGGTTTTAACTGTTTTACACTGACCAGATCAACCCGATGCTTGCATGCATCTATTGCCCTATTCTTTTGGCAATACGAATTTATCAAAATGTTAAATGCATAACCAGAAGAAGAGACTCCCTCTTTTTCAACCATATTTTGGAAACAATCATAAGCCTCTAATCAAGGTCGCCAGTTACTCAGTGCCCCTCTATGAAAGAAGCCCATGTCCTGTGATCTAGATTGGACCCAGATTTTCCCAAATTCTCCATAAGCTCACTTGCCTCTTCCTTTACAGTGCCCTAGGAGGGAGATGCTTGCATCTTAGGAGGTAGCAAACCTTTTCTCCATCACCTCATTACTGAACTGGCAATGGCCATTATTTGCAGCACCTTCAGTAAGAAAGCAATCCAAGAGGCAAGTTAGAGAATACCAAAATGAGGTGATATCACAGCTGAATTGGATGGTATTTTATGTCAACTTGGAGAATACTAAAATCACGTTTTGCCTAGCTTTGCCTGCAACGTTAAAGAATAAGGGGTTGCTTCCTTGACTAAAGAGCTCAAACTGATGGCAAAGAGAGTCAGCCTAAGATGGTTCTgtaatgatgaagaaattactgttgaaatttggaaataaaCTCCAGTACGTGTCGGACATCAAGAGATGAGGAAGCATAGAAAAGCTGGATGGCAAGTGAATTTGCATTTCTCAAAAAGATAACCTTCATCATATTAGGTTCTCCACAATGATGCTTGGGTGGCAAACATTATAGAGACCAGTTATCAGAGTGTCCAGTCAAGAGATATTACAACAGACTGGAACCAGGAGAGGTTTCTGTTACCATCTTTTCTGGGATGAAAAAAAGTTGTCTTCAATACATAAACACCTCCAAGGTTCCTTCACAAAGCTACACTCATCTGCCGcattctttaataatatttttggacatTAACCCTCTCTCAGCCACATGATCCCAAAAGAGAGGTAAGATACTGTTGTCACCAGCACTAGAAGCATTGAAAGATTTATATATCTTAAGCGTTATCATCAACCTCCTTTTAGCCATTTCGTCCAACATTTTGGAAGCTACGTTTGCCTTCCCAGCTTTCAACCAAGCATATGCCAGACTAGTGTATACAACACTGTCTCCCAATATACCCTTCCCTTGCATAAGAACGAATATTTTTTCAGCATAGTCAACCCTTTCTCTCCTGCATAACCTTCTTATCAGTGCCCTGTACACTGAGACATCAACACACAGACCTCTTTTCACCAGGTCATCCAGGAGTCTTATCACTGCATCTTCATTCTCTTGGTTGCAATAACTGTCTACAATCCAAGAGTAGGTGCAGTAACTTGGAGAAAACCCTGCATCAAGCATGCAAAACAAGAGCTCTTTAGCACTGTTCATCTCCTGCACTTTGCAAAATCCATGAATCAACGCTTTGTAAGTAAACTGGTCCAGCTTTAGTCCACCCTCCAACATCTTGTTCTTCACTTTCAATGCAGACCTCATATCTCCTATCTTGCAGTAAGCATTGATCAGTGTGTTACATGTAACAGTGTCCGGTTCAACTTTTCTCTCACTCATCTCATTCAAGAGCTTATTTGCATCCCTTATCCTGCCATCCTCACACAACTTGCGGAGAATTGTATTATATGTAACAACTCCAGGGTACAACCCCGTAGCCTCCATCACCTTGCGCAATCTTGAAGCTTCTTCAAGGTCATTTACTCTGAGATACCCATCAATTAATGTAGTGTATGTCACATTATTAGGAGTAGCATCTTTAATGTCATGGAAAAGCCTTACAGCCTCTCTCATTCTACCTTCCCTAGCCAACCCATAAATAAGGGAATTAAAAGTTATGATATCAGGACTCACTCCTCCTCTTTCCATTCTATCCTGTACAGCCAAAGCCTCATAGTGCATACTCCTCTTGCAATATAATGAGATCAATGTATTATAGGTATAAATGTCAGGAAAAACACACTTCAATTCCATCTCACTCAACAAATTTTCTGCATTCTCCACATCCCCAGACTTGCAACAAGCATGAATTAACACATTATAAATGTGTATATTGGGAACAACCCCCATCCGAAGCATCTTCTTATAAACCTTCCAAACCATATCAGTCATCCTACCCTTAACCAAACAGTTCAAAAGCACAGTACAAGCATGCAAATGAGGCTGAAACCTATGTATCCTCATGTGCTCAAAAACTTGTATTGCATCCTGGGTCATCTTCGACCTGCCGTAATATATCACAAGCCAGCTCAAAACCTGCGAATTTGCATCCAGGTCATCGTAATCTCTCACTAGAGCATTCAAAACTGATGGCGACGACAGAAAATCCTTACGCGCAATTTTCTCAAGCAAGTCTTGTGCAGTTTTGAAGTGCTTGTGCTTAGTGAGGATGTGAATCATAGTCCATGAACATTGCAAAGAGTGCTTATAGTTGGGAACCGATTCAACCCACTTGAAAAATGCCCAAGAAGGAAGGGAAGGACCATAACTATAAAGGGAGAGCTGCAGGAGTACCTGGTGGGTGGTGGTTGAAGTGAGAGTGGAACTAATCTTGGGTTTTAAGAGGTTATTCCAATAACCCTTTACTACAATTGCGCATATTGCTTGAACCAACTGGGTCTCGTTAGTTAAACAAACTATGGCTGCCATACGGTTGTAGTACGATGTTGTGGCCGGCTGTCTGAGTCTCGGGTTCAAATCTTGATTTGATCTGAGCAAATATGAATGAAATTGTGCTTAAAAACAAGAATTTAAACTCTCATAGATTTcaagaattttgaaaacaataatgAAATTGTGTCAAACCAGGGCCGGTACCTGGAATTATCCGGATTTTTGAAACCCAGGTACCCGGGTTGTCCTCggattttgtcatttttatttttttttaaaaatcgaatatttttaaaaaaaggtgcAATCGATATCCTCCACCACAAGAATCGATCTTTTAGCCATTGAGATCAGCAAATAATTTCTGAGCTCAGAAATACGTTTCGGTTTTAAGTCAGTTTCCGAGTCTAGGGTTTCAAATGAAATCCTCCCTCCCACTCGGTTTCggtgttttgtttctttttttttatccaaataacTATGCAACGTGGTGGCATGCCACATATagtgattaattttttaaaacgacgTGGTTTtgttcttaaaattaattttttaatagagacCGGGTACCGAATTTTAAACTCGGTACTTGGATCAACCGGACTGGGTACGGGCGAGTGTGGTGATCACTGAAAAAGTTTTCCTTCTGGCCCATGTGAGGGTCTCCCAAGGTCCAACAAGGGATGCAACTTCTAATCAGTTTAGCCCAATGCGTTATCTAAAAGTGGTTCTTGGATTGGATTACCCACTTGTAAAGCCAGCCATGAAGCCCTAAGGCTGCATAAACCTATCCATCTCCTGATCAGCCTCATGATCTCCAGACTCCAACgacaaattaaaaaatcggTTCTCATGCGTAGATTGCTGATCTGATCTCACGCCAAAACCAGGATGTGAATCATGTATTTCTTGCTGTGTTAATTGCTTATTATTGAAGGGTACTGGTACTGATCAATCGTGTTTTTAGGTCGGCCCCGGGGGGGGATTAATTTAATTGAATCATAATTAAGTATAGCTAGCTGGTCATTCTTACATATAAAGTACGTCTCATGAATTAATACAACTTCATGAATGcactttttattgagtttttataaatatatgatatcaaaattaatttctaattagAATTAATTATGTGTATAAGTCGTGCCAATATCGATCCGCAACGAATCATGACCCCGTGAGTGAACGAGTttgatgtacgtacgtacgtacaaaaaCCCTACCAAGTTAGCTAGCTGGTCTACTAGCTAGTACGTAAATGAATAATTCCCCTTTCAAATGATCTGTTCTTGCGAAAAGAGAGAAGATCAGTGAGAGAGTACCTTTGGTTTGAATGATGGAAATTGCAGATGATGTTGATGTCGTTTTACATACAAATGTTACAAGGGTTTGTATTATTGACAAGGGGCAAGGATGGCCTTGATGGGGGCCGGCATGCAGGCATATACGGCACGGCACGTCACGTCGATATCTCTTATATTAGcattaagtattaataaataataaccttTTCAAGGGACCAGAGGCGGCCCCATACGAGACGGGGTCAGGAAGCAGCATGCAGCTAACTACCTTCCTCCCTGATCCCCAGCTATCTACGTGGTgatcatcaccaacttgtggtgGAGCTGCATCCTAATCTGATCACTTCTCACGTGGCGCTTTTCTACTGGCTATAAGAAATTTCCAACAACATGGGGTTGGATCTGAGTCAGCtcttaatttctatattttagtAGTGGACTGATTATTTCCACGTGAGCAGGGGGGTTGTAGCTAGCGATACATGTCAGCATGGATGGGATTAATTGGATAGATTGTCTTGTTGTTTGTGGCTGGGCTACTAAGTCAGTTTTGTTTGGCTGGAAATCATCTGCATTACCCTTACATCCGTGGGTGGAAGAAAACGTCCTTTACAATTTCACACCATACATATGTAAAATTTTGTCATCTTTCTGATGATCTAATGCATGCATCACCCTCTCGTGTTAATGCATGATAACGATGCCTTCcctttattttcacaatatatttcataataattttataaaataagtatatttttataaaataatataaaatattttacaaaattatccttcatttaatatattattataaaatatgtttaaaaaatattttataatatatattgaactCAAACCTCAATTTACACTGTATGAGTAGGTAATCTAGATATATGCTTTTGCATTAATTATCTCTTCACGACTTTGAGAAGGATGTTTTTGGTCTATAATTACTATTGATGTTCGGTTGTAGGATGAGATTTAAATACACAATTTACACTCTACTATTTGGAACCCGCGAGAACACTGTCAAGTactacatgtgtgtgtgtgttttttttttttgtttttaatttaagtataCATGAGGTAGGATAATACGATCTACTGACATGAGAATGTTGGTAAGAGTTGATGCTTTTAGTTCTACTTTCCTCTTCTATCACGGGCGCCGTATTATATATCACGGGAAGGGAAAGAACATGAACTCGAGCCTAACTCTGATCCATCTGTCTGCAGGCAGCCCAAACCTGAAACAACACCACGTGAGAGATAGAAGTAGGAGCCGGGGCCCGCATGGCATGGCTCcctggtttttcttttgttaaatatatatatatatatatataactgaaaaaaactattatacgtatttaatgtatatataattgaaaaaaaatttggtccaatcaaaattaaaagtcatcttcatatattgtaaaaaaattcaacatgTTTATCCTacagtatatttatttttataaactatgtatagaaacaaaatcaatttaatGTATAGaatgagatatatttttatttttgttttttaaaattcccAGAACGAATCTCTATCCTTTTGAATTAAGttgttcaattttattttttttttaatttttacttaatacaATTGGATTTAAATATCTTGATGTGGGCTGATTTCATATGCGTTTCTTAAATTCTTGGGTTTGATTGGGTTATAACATTatgcatatatgtattttatccTATCTTtactaaaatacaaatatatgtaatttacgttatgaataattttaagaaaaactaagtaatagttttatccaaaaaataagtaatagatttttttttttttagaagaggacggtaccccaaatttattaataacccttaTTTGTGGCGGAGAAAAATCGTGGTTACAAACAGACACCTGAGAgttacaaataatcataaagGACCAAAACTCAGGCataaaaaaacctaaaacaTTTGACcaatagaaaaatattcaagGATTACAGATAAATCAACAATAAACCAAAccttaaaaataagaaaaataacttgCAAATAAATGTCAGCTCAaactaataagaaaaatatcaaaaaaaaaaaaaaaacagatgcaattaaacaaatatttcaCTACGAAATTCATAAATAAGGAACTCTAATTATGTCCATGCGAAAAAGATCCCACAACTTACTGGGCAAAATATCTCTGTCTTCAATCAAGTCCATGTTTAGATCCTCAGCTCACTGCTTAGCTAAAGAATTAGTCACAACATTTCATTCACGAAACATATGACTCACTCTATAATTCATGTTTCCCAGGCAGGTCTGAAGCTCATCCCAGAAAtcctcaaaatatcaaatattacaTTCTTCCCTAGTATGCCATCTAACAAGAATTTGTTAGTCTGTCTCAATGTGAATTAGATAAAAACCAAGTTGACATCACCTCCTAACCCCTTCCAACAGACTTctcattttaacaaaattattagaacCATGGCCTAAGAATACAGCAATAGCCGGACAGAATTTTCCACCAACATCACGAATAACACCCCTAGCTCCTACCGACCCTGGATTACCCAAGATACTACTATCCATATTAAGCTTCAGTCAACTCTGTTGC carries:
- the LOC109001348 gene encoding pentatricopeptide repeat-containing protein At5g38730, coding for MAAIVCLTNETQLVQAICAIVVKGYWNNLLKPKISSTLTSTTTHQVLLQLSLYSYGPSLPSWAFFKWVESVPNYKHSLQCSWTMIHILTKHKHFKTAQDLLEKIARKDFLSSPSVLNALVRDYDDLDANSQVLSWLVIYYGRSKMTQDAIQVFEHMRIHRFQPHLHACTVLLNCLVKGRMTDMVWKVYKKMLRMGVVPNIHIYNVLIHACCKSGDVENAENLLSEMELKCVFPDIYTYNTLISLYCKRSMHYEALAVQDRMERGGVSPDIITFNSLIYGLAREGRMREAVRLFHDIKDATPNNVTYTTLIDGYLRVNDLEEASRLRKVMEATGLYPGVVTYNTILRKLCEDGRIRDANKLLNEMSERKVEPDTVTCNTLINAYCKIGDMRSALKVKNKMLEGGLKLDQFTYKALIHGFCKVQEMNSAKELLFCMLDAGFSPSYCTYSWIVDSYCNQENEDAVIRLLDDLVKRGLCVDVSVYRALIRRLCRRERVDYAEKIFVLMQGKGILGDSVVYTSLAYAWLKAGKANVASKMLDEMAKRRLMITLKIYKSFNASSAGDNSILPLFWDHVAERGLMSKNIIKECGR